The following proteins come from a genomic window of Coregonus clupeaformis isolate EN_2021a chromosome 2, ASM2061545v1, whole genome shotgun sequence:
- the LOC121533644 gene encoding neuronal acetylcholine receptor subunit alpha-3-like produces the protein MNPSGIVTVVLLLVVLTAQGCLSSKGEDRLFRNLFRRYNQFIRPVENVSDPVTVEFEVSISQLVKVDEVNQIMETNLWLRHVWNDYKLKWVPIEYDGLEFIRVPSNKIWRPDIVLYNNAVGDFLVEDKTKALLKFDGTITWIPPAIFKSSCPMDITYFPFDYQNCSMKFGSWTYDKAKIDLVLIGSKVNLKDFWESGEWEIIDAPGYKHDIKYNCCEEIYPDITYSFYIRRLPLFYTINLIIPCLLISFLTVLVFYLPSECGEKVTLCISVLLSLTVFLLVITETIPSTSLVIPLIGEYLLFTMIFVTLSIVITVFVLNVHYRTPMTHTMPAWVRSVFLGLLPKVMLMRRPVDQGCPSSVGSGRGDGTGGGSIGDGGVEGGGASGTGKKRKNSIGGGIGGGCVQVDGGAVTAERGQVGAMNCVEYGEVQNKPNFPCKGKEVPIATVPPVVPLPAPSEPDLPKLPRALNTPPNVNAVVAFSVVSPEIKQAIESVKYIAENMRTRNKAKEVEDDWKYVAMVIDRIFLWVFVTVCITGTLGLFLQPLIGFFT, from the exons ATGAATCCTTCCGGAATAGTCACCGTGGTTCTTCTGCTCGTGGTCTTGACAGCGCAAG gCTGTTTGTCATCTAAGGGGGAGGACAGGCTGTTCAGGAATTTATTCAGGAGATACAACCAGTTCATCAGGCCAGTGGAGAATGTCTCTGACCCTGTCACCGTGGAGTTTGAGGTCTCCATATCCCAATTGGTCAAAGTG GATGAAGTCAATCAGATTATGGAAACCAATCTATGGCTGAGACAT GTCTGGAATGACTACAAACTGAAATGGGTTCCCATTGAGTATGACGGACTTGAGTTCATTCGTGTGCCCTCCAATAAGATATGGAGGCCGGACATCGTCCTCTACAACAA TGCTGTGGGAGATTTCCTGGTTGAGGACAAGACCAAAGCTCTGTTGAAGTTTGACGGCACCATCACCTGGATCCCCCCCGCCATCTTTAAATCCTCCTGCCCCATGGACATCACCTACTTCCCCTTCGACTACCAGAACTGCTCCATGAAGTTTGGCTCCTGGACCTACGACAAGGCCAAGATTGACCTGGTGCTCATAGGGTCAAAG GTGAACCTCAAAGACTTCTGGGAGAGTGGCGAGTGGGAGATCATCGACGCACCGGGCTACAAACACGACATCAAGTACAACTGTTGCGAGGAGATCTACCCAGACATCACCTACTCCTTCTACATCAGACGCCTGCCTCTCTTCTACACTATCAACCTCATCATCCCCtgtctcctcatctccttcctcACCGTCCTCGTCTTCTATCTCCCCTCTGAATGTGGAGAGAAGGTGACCCTCTGTATCTCCGTCCTCCTGTCGCTCACTGTGTTCCTCCTGGTCATCACTGAGACCATCCCGTCTACGTCTCTGGTCATCCCTCTCATCGGGGAGTACCTCCTCTTCACCATGATCTTCGTCACCCTCTCCATCGTCATCACTGTGTTCGTGCTGAACGTCCACTACCGTACGCCTATGACCCACACCATGCCGGCCTGGGTCAGGTCTGTGTTCCTGGGGTTGCTGCCCAAGGTGATGCTCATGAGGAGGCCTGTAGACCAGGGCTGCCCCTCCTCCGtggggagtgggagaggagatgGAACAGGAGGGGGGAGTATTGGAGATGGGGGTGTAGAAGGAGGAGGAGCGAGTGGAAcggggaagaagaggaagaatagCATTGGGGGAGGAATAGGGGGCGGGTGTGTGCAGGTGGACGGGGGTGCGGTCACCGCCGAAAGGGGGCAGGTGGGGGCGATGAACTGTGTGGAGTACGGCGAAGTGCAGAACAAGCCTAATTTCCCCTGTAAGGGGAAAGAGGTGCCCATCGCCACTGTACCCCCGGTGGTGCCCCTTCCTGCCCCCTCTGAGCCGGACCTACCCAAACTGCCCCGAGCGCTCAACACCCCACCCAACGTCAATGCAGTGGTGGCCTTCTCTGTGGTGTCACCAGAGATCAAACAGGCCATCGAGAGTGTCAAGTACATCGCTGAGAACATGAGGACACGCAACAAGGCCAAAGAG gtggaaGATGACTGGAAGTACGTAGCGATGGTGATTGACAGGATCTTCCTGTGGGtgtttgtgactgtgtgtatCACTGGAACTCTGGGACTGTTCCTTCAGCCTCTCATCGGCTTCTTCACATGA